From the genome of Gorilla gorilla gorilla isolate KB3781 chromosome 4, NHGRI_mGorGor1-v2.1_pri, whole genome shotgun sequence, one region includes:
- the LOC101146853 gene encoding large ribosomal subunit protein P1-like, producing the protein MASLSELAYIYSALILHNDKINALIKAAGVNVEPFWPGVFAKALANVSIGNPICSVRAGGLAAAGDPTPSTAAASVEKKVEAKKEESEESDEDMGFGLFD; encoded by the coding sequence ATGGCCTCCCTCTCCGAGCTCGCCTACATCTACTCGGCCCTCATTCTGCATAATGATAAAATCAATGCCCTCATTAAAGCAGCTGGTGTAAATGTTGAACCTTTCTGGCCTGGCGTGTTTGCAAAGGCCCTAGCCAATGTCAGCATTGGGAACCCCATCTGCAGTGTAAGGGCTGGTGGACTTGCAGCAGCTGGAGATCCTACCCCCTCCACTGCTGCTGCTTCAGTTGAGAAGAAAGTggaagcaaagaaagaagaatccgaGGAATCTGATGAGGACATGGGCTTTGGTCTTTTTGACTAA
- the SPMIP10 gene encoding sperm-associated microtubule inner protein 10: MASGKDTCPTLPKLTNNCSDESLYKSANKYEEIHLPRFSLKQGMIPRRYVMPWKENMIFRNVNLKQAEVCGIHTGPLEDSLFLNHSERLCHGEDRKVVFQKGPPEIKIADMPLHSPLSRYQSTVISHGFRRRLV; the protein is encoded by the exons ATGGCTTCAGGGAAAGATACTTGTCCTACTTTGCCTAAACTCACTAACAACTGCTCTGATGAGAGTCTCTATAAATCTGCTAATAA GTATGAAGAGATTCATTTGCCACGATTTTCATTAAAGCAAGGGATGATCCCAAGACGTTATGTTATGCCTTGGAAAGAAAACATGATATTCAGGAATGTGAATCTGAAG caAGCAGAAGTGTGTGGGATCCATACTGGCCCTTTAGAAGACTCTCTGTTTTTGAATCACAGTGAAAGGCTTTGCCATGGGGAAGATCGTAAAGTTGTCTTCCAAAAAGGCCCACCAGAAATAAAAATTGCAGATATGCCTTTGCATTCGCCTCTCTCCAGATACCAAAGCACTGTGATTTCC